In Streptomyces canus, one DNA window encodes the following:
- a CDS encoding extracellular solute-binding protein — protein sequence MPVRPTAVLPSLLATALAASALTACGGSGSDPDTVKVSFKQSTDNSIHVMDDYLADIKKQFEKANPGKKVELVPIKAPDSEYYTKLQQMLRSAKTAPDLVYEDTFLINSDITSGYLKPLDAYLAKWPDWNRFIDTAKAAAKAEDGKTYGVPDGTDTRGLWYDKGIFAKAGLPSDWQPKTWDEVLDAARTIKRRVPDVTPLNVYTGKPAGEAAAMQGFEMLLYGTEDRLYDDSAKKWIAGSQGFEDSLSFVETVYREKLGPDVSTALDPNIQTIVRGDLLPKGKLGIDLDGSWLPQDWLPGSGHEWPEWSSKLGLAYMPTQHGQSPGKVSMSGGWTWAVPAKAANPDLAFDFIRTMQTKANAQKWYVANSGISVREDVAADPAYAKAQPGIKFFTDLVASTHYRPAYPAYPKVSTAIQEAMEGVTTGDTSVEEAARNYDDSLKEATNDQVIEK from the coding sequence ATGCCCGTGCGCCCCACCGCCGTACTTCCCTCCCTGCTCGCCACCGCCCTCGCCGCATCCGCCCTCACCGCCTGCGGCGGTTCCGGCAGCGATCCGGACACCGTGAAGGTCTCGTTCAAGCAGTCCACGGACAACTCGATCCATGTCATGGACGACTACCTCGCGGACATCAAGAAGCAGTTCGAGAAGGCGAACCCCGGCAAGAAGGTCGAGCTCGTCCCGATCAAGGCCCCGGACTCGGAGTACTACACCAAGCTGCAGCAGATGCTCCGCTCCGCGAAGACCGCGCCCGACCTGGTCTACGAGGACACGTTCCTCATCAACTCCGACATCACCAGCGGGTACTTGAAGCCCCTCGACGCCTACCTCGCCAAGTGGCCCGACTGGAACCGGTTCATCGACACCGCGAAGGCCGCCGCCAAGGCCGAGGACGGCAAGACGTACGGCGTCCCGGACGGCACGGACACCCGGGGGCTCTGGTACGACAAGGGGATCTTCGCCAAGGCCGGCCTGCCCTCCGACTGGCAGCCGAAGACCTGGGACGAGGTCCTCGACGCCGCCCGCACCATCAAGCGCAGGGTCCCGGACGTCACCCCTCTCAACGTCTACACCGGCAAACCCGCGGGCGAGGCCGCCGCCATGCAGGGCTTCGAGATGCTGCTGTACGGGACCGAGGACCGCCTGTACGACGACTCCGCCAAGAAGTGGATCGCCGGCAGCCAGGGCTTCGAGGACTCCCTCTCCTTCGTCGAGACGGTCTACCGGGAGAAACTCGGCCCGGACGTCTCCACCGCGCTCGACCCCAACATCCAGACCATCGTCCGGGGCGACCTGCTGCCCAAGGGCAAGCTCGGCATCGATCTCGACGGCTCCTGGCTCCCGCAGGACTGGCTGCCCGGCAGCGGACACGAATGGCCCGAGTGGTCGAGCAAGCTGGGGCTCGCGTACATGCCGACCCAGCACGGCCAGTCCCCCGGCAAGGTGAGCATGTCCGGCGGCTGGACCTGGGCCGTCCCCGCCAAGGCGGCCAACCCCGACCTCGCCTTCGACTTCATCAGGACGATGCAGACCAAGGCCAACGCCCAGAAGTGGTACGTCGCCAACTCGGGCATCTCCGTACGCGAGGACGTGGCCGCGGACCCCGCGTATGCCAAGGCCCAGCCCGGCATCAAGTTCTTCACCGACCTGGTCGCCAGCACCCACTACCGGCCCGCCTACCCGGCGTATCCGAAGGTCTCCACCGCGATCCAGGAGGCGATGGAGGGCGTGACGACCGGTGACACCTCCGTGGAGGAGGCGGCCAGGAACTACGACGACTCGCTCAAGGAGGCCACCAACGACCAAGTGATCGAAAAGTGA
- a CDS encoding carbohydrate ABC transporter permease: MAATHLADRRRNRRLAADAGLLTVAAAFVLPLAWVVLSALDPHADLRVKPPDGVTLENFDAILTSDITFTPLLNSLILCGGATLLTVVCAALAAYPLSRFGSRLNRPFLLSILFATSLPITAIMVPVYALFVQVDLIDTLQGTILFFAASQLPFAIWLMKNFMDGVPKELEEAAWTDGAGSLQSLTRIVLPLMGPGVAVVTVFSFVMMWGNFFVPFMLLLTPDQMPASVSINEFFGNRGMVAYGQLAAFSIVYSTPVILLYVLIARRLGGGFALGGAVKG, translated from the coding sequence ATGGCCGCCACACACCTCGCCGACCGCCGCCGCAACCGCCGACTGGCCGCCGACGCGGGCCTGTTGACGGTCGCCGCCGCGTTCGTGCTGCCGCTCGCCTGGGTGGTCCTCTCGGCCCTGGATCCGCACGCCGACCTGAGGGTGAAGCCCCCCGACGGGGTCACTCTCGAGAACTTCGACGCGATCCTGACCTCCGACATCACCTTCACCCCGTTGCTCAACAGCCTGATCCTGTGCGGCGGGGCGACCCTGCTGACGGTGGTCTGCGCGGCCCTCGCGGCCTATCCCCTGTCCCGCTTCGGCTCCCGTCTCAACCGGCCGTTCCTGCTGTCGATCCTCTTCGCGACCAGCCTGCCCATCACGGCGATCATGGTGCCGGTGTACGCGCTGTTCGTGCAGGTCGACCTGATCGACACCCTCCAGGGCACGATCCTCTTCTTCGCGGCCTCCCAACTCCCCTTCGCCATCTGGCTGATGAAGAACTTCATGGACGGCGTTCCGAAGGAACTGGAGGAGGCGGCCTGGACGGACGGCGCGGGCTCCCTCCAGTCGCTCACCAGGATCGTGCTGCCCCTCATGGGCCCCGGAGTCGCGGTCGTGACCGTCTTCTCCTTCGTCATGATGTGGGGCAACTTCTTCGTGCCGTTCATGCTGCTGCTCACCCCGGACCAGATGCCGGCGTCGGTGAGCATCAACGAGTTCTTCGGCAACCGCGGGATGGTGGCGTACGGGCAGCTCGCCGCGTTCTCGATCGTCTACTCGACGCCGGTGATCCTGCTGTACGTGCTGATCGCACGGCGGCTGGGCGGGGGCTTCGCACTGGGCGGGGCGGTCAAGGGATGA
- a CDS encoding helix-turn-helix domain-containing protein produces the protein MRRPPALPNQPGPPFDHLTARRLRVALGMGPEHVAYGLRVSYGLPYVAPDLVIAWERGIVCPTSPELTALAGVLWCSPGELIGRPRTLREHRVARGIAPEDVARAVGLELLAYLGMEENDEWRGTDRQSTALAELLELNLPDFVAVTGREKRLTECLRGAVGTRWQAYVRQVAKIVPLDRRVVEETLMDLHRQYQGQMVSTLSWGGSGERAGAAGQEFLDEIVERFWEAVERRP, from the coding sequence GTGCGCCGACCCCCAGCCCTGCCGAACCAGCCCGGACCGCCCTTCGACCACCTCACCGCCCGCAGACTCCGTGTCGCTCTCGGCATGGGGCCCGAGCACGTGGCCTACGGGCTGCGTGTCTCGTACGGGCTCCCCTACGTCGCCCCGGATCTCGTCATCGCCTGGGAGCGCGGGATCGTCTGCCCCACCAGTCCGGAACTCACCGCTCTGGCGGGCGTGTTGTGGTGCTCGCCCGGTGAACTCATCGGCCGCCCCCGCACCCTGCGCGAGCACCGCGTGGCGCGAGGCATCGCCCCCGAGGACGTCGCCCGTGCCGTGGGGCTCGAACTGCTCGCCTACCTCGGCATGGAGGAGAACGACGAGTGGCGCGGCACCGACCGCCAGTCCACCGCTCTCGCCGAGCTGCTGGAGCTGAACCTGCCGGACTTCGTCGCCGTCACGGGCCGCGAGAAGCGGCTCACCGAATGCCTGCGCGGCGCGGTCGGCACCCGCTGGCAGGCCTACGTCCGCCAGGTCGCGAAGATCGTGCCCCTGGACCGGCGGGTGGTGGAGGAGACCCTCATGGATCTGCACCGGCAGTACCAGGGGCAGATGGTGTCCACCCTGAGCTGGGGCGGGAGCGGCGAACGCGCCGGCGCGGCCGGTCAGGAGTTCCTGGACGAGATCGTGGAGCGGTTCTGGGAGGCGGTCGAGAGACGGCCGTAG
- a CDS encoding PPOX class F420-dependent oxidoreductase, producing the protein MIFVYEVNGKVEGHIRERLLAPNFWHLATVGPDGAPQVSPMWADLEGEYVMVNTAIGRVKEENLRRNPNVSLSHHDPDNPYDRVEIRGRVVRFVEGEEAERSMDRLTRKYIGEERYPWLLEGERRVMLLIEPVRVRRVVGVEPFRPGVLPS; encoded by the coding sequence GTGATCTTCGTGTACGAAGTGAATGGCAAGGTAGAGGGGCATATTCGCGAGCGGCTGCTGGCGCCGAACTTCTGGCATCTGGCGACCGTCGGTCCGGACGGAGCGCCGCAGGTCTCGCCCATGTGGGCGGATCTCGAAGGTGAGTACGTCATGGTCAACACGGCAATCGGACGTGTGAAGGAGGAAAACCTGCGGCGCAATCCGAACGTTTCCCTCTCCCACCACGACCCCGACAACCCCTACGACCGCGTCGAGATCCGGGGCCGGGTGGTGCGGTTCGTGGAGGGCGAGGAGGCGGAGCGCTCCATGGACCGGCTCACGCGGAAGTACATCGGCGAGGAGCGGTATCCGTGGCTTCTTGAGGGGGAGCGGCGGGTGATGCTGCTGATCGAGCCGGTGCGGGTGCGCAGGGTCGTGGGAGTGGAGCCGTTCCGGCCCGGGGTGCTCCCTTCGTGA
- a CDS encoding ATP-dependent 6-phosphofructokinase — MRIGVLTAGGDCPGLNAVIRSVVHRAVDNYGDEVIGFEDGYSGLLDGRYRALDLDSVSGILARGGTILGSSRLERDRLREACESASDMIHEFGIDALIPIGGEGTLTAARMLFDAGLPVVGVPKTIDNDISSTDRTFGFDTAVGVATEAMDRLKTTAESHQRVMVVEVMGRHAGWIALESGMAAGAHGICLPERPFDPADLVKMVEERFARGKKFAVVCVAEGAHPAEGSMDYGHGEIDQFGHERFQGIGTALAYELERRLGKEAKPVILGHVQRGGVPTAYDRVLATRFGWHAVEAAHRGQFGRMTALKGTDIVMVPLAEAVTELKTVPKDRMDEAESVF, encoded by the coding sequence ATGCGCATCGGAGTTCTCACCGCAGGCGGCGACTGCCCTGGTCTGAACGCAGTGATCCGGTCGGTCGTGCACCGAGCGGTCGACAACTACGGCGACGAGGTCATCGGCTTCGAGGACGGCTACTCCGGCCTCCTGGACGGCCGCTACCGCGCCCTCGACCTGGACAGTGTCAGCGGCATCCTGGCCCGCGGCGGCACCATCCTCGGCTCCTCCCGCCTGGAGCGTGACCGGCTGCGCGAGGCGTGCGAGAGCGCCTCCGACATGATCCACGAGTTCGGCATCGACGCGCTGATCCCGATCGGCGGCGAAGGCACCCTCACGGCCGCCCGCATGCTGTTCGACGCCGGTCTCCCGGTCGTCGGCGTCCCGAAGACGATCGACAACGACATCTCCTCCACCGACCGCACCTTCGGCTTCGACACCGCGGTCGGTGTCGCCACCGAGGCCATGGACCGCCTGAAGACCACCGCCGAGTCCCACCAGCGCGTGATGGTCGTCGAGGTCATGGGCCGCCACGCGGGCTGGATCGCCCTGGAGTCCGGCATGGCCGCCGGCGCGCACGGCATCTGTCTGCCCGAGCGCCCCTTCGACCCGGCCGACCTGGTCAAGATGGTCGAGGAGCGCTTCGCCCGCGGCAAGAAGTTCGCGGTCGTCTGCGTCGCCGAGGGCGCCCACCCCGCCGAGGGCAGCATGGACTACGGCCACGGCGAGATCGACCAGTTCGGCCACGAGCGCTTCCAGGGCATCGGCACGGCCCTGGCGTACGAGCTCGAGCGCCGGCTCGGCAAGGAGGCCAAGCCGGTCATCCTCGGGCATGTGCAGCGCGGCGGCGTGCCCACGGCGTACGACAGGGTCCTCGCCACCCGCTTCGGCTGGCACGCGGTGGAGGCCGCGCACCGGGGCCAGTTCGGCAGGATGACCGCGCTCAAGGGCACCGACATCGTGATGGTGCCGCTCGCCGAGGCGGTCACCGAGCTGAAGACCGTTCCGAAGGACCGGATGGACGAGGCGGAGTCGGTCTTCTAG
- a CDS encoding carbohydrate ABC transporter permease, which produces MNRRSLVRALPVTPALVLLLLFLAGPIAYCAYIAFTDLQLTGQAESSFVGFENFRTAFQDEQFLNAVWLTLVFTVVSSLIGQNTLGLALAALMQRASKPVRTLTGGIVITAWVLPEVVAGFLLYAFFRKEGTLNALLDLLHLPSQNWLFTLPILAVSFANVWRGTAFSMLVYTAALGEIPKEITEAAEVDGAGGWRRMWHITLPMIRRSIGTNLMLNTLQTLSVFGLIWVMTRGGPGDKSQTLPLFMYEQAFQNSMIGYGTAVALLLLLVGSVFSVVYMRLLRTEV; this is translated from the coding sequence GTGAACCGGCGCTCCCTCGTCCGCGCCCTCCCGGTCACGCCCGCACTGGTCCTGCTGCTCCTCTTCCTCGCCGGGCCCATCGCCTACTGCGCCTACATCGCCTTCACCGACCTGCAGTTGACGGGTCAGGCCGAGTCGTCCTTCGTCGGCTTCGAGAACTTCCGCACGGCCTTCCAGGACGAGCAGTTCCTCAACGCCGTATGGCTGACGCTGGTGTTCACGGTCGTGTCGTCGCTGATCGGGCAGAACACCCTGGGCCTGGCCCTCGCGGCGCTCATGCAGCGCGCCTCGAAGCCCGTGCGCACGCTCACCGGGGGGATCGTCATCACCGCGTGGGTGCTCCCGGAGGTCGTCGCAGGCTTCCTCCTCTACGCCTTCTTCCGCAAGGAGGGCACGCTGAACGCCCTGCTCGACCTGCTCCATCTCCCGTCCCAGAACTGGCTGTTCACCCTGCCGATCCTGGCGGTGTCCTTCGCGAACGTCTGGCGCGGCACCGCCTTCTCGATGCTGGTCTACACGGCGGCACTGGGCGAGATACCGAAGGAGATCACGGAGGCCGCCGAGGTCGACGGCGCCGGCGGCTGGCGCCGGATGTGGCACATCACCCTGCCGATGATCCGGCGCTCCATCGGCACGAACCTGATGCTCAACACCCTCCAGACGCTGTCGGTCTTCGGGCTGATCTGGGTGATGACGAGGGGCGGGCCGGGCGACAAAAGCCAGACCCTGCCCCTCTTCATGTACGAACAGGCCTTCCAGAACAGCATGATCGGCTACGGCACCGCGGTGGCCCTGCTGCTGCTCCTGGTGGGGTCCGTCTTCTCCGTGGTCTACATGCGCCTGCTGCGGACGGAGGTCTGA